A genomic segment from Candidatus Methylacidiphilales bacterium encodes:
- the rdgB gene encoding RdgB/HAM1 family non-canonical purine NTP pyrophosphatase, translating into MPKTLLIATKNQGKAREFREMLGSGWKVLTMADLPGRPAVVEDGATFEENAIKKALEVGRMENCLVLADDSGLEVDALGGAPGVYSARFAGEPANDAKNNTLLLRKLMGVQVSRRGAQFRCVLALAKGKKLLHTVEGICRGRILTLPKGSGGFGYDPLFVPNGYSESFAQLGAEAKHQLSHRGKAMAL; encoded by the coding sequence ATGCCGAAGACATTGTTGATCGCCACCAAAAACCAGGGCAAAGCCAGGGAATTCAGGGAAATGCTGGGTTCCGGTTGGAAGGTGCTGACGATGGCCGATCTGCCCGGACGGCCCGCTGTGGTCGAGGACGGCGCAACCTTTGAGGAAAATGCGATTAAAAAGGCTTTGGAAGTGGGCCGGATGGAAAACTGTCTCGTGTTGGCCGATGATTCCGGGTTGGAGGTGGATGCATTGGGCGGCGCACCGGGAGTTTATTCAGCGAGATTTGCCGGGGAACCGGCGAACGACGCCAAAAACAACACCTTGCTGTTGAGAAAACTCATGGGAGTTCAGGTGTCCAGGAGAGGGGCGCAATTTCGATGTGTACTGGCGTTGGCGAAAGGAAAAAAGCTGCTCCACACAGTTGAAGGAATCTGCCGGGGCCGGATTTTAACCCTGCCGAAGGGCAGCGGAGGGTTTGGTTACGATCCGTTGTTTGTGCCGAATGGATATTCCGAATCTTTTGCGCAGCTTGGAGCTGAGGCGAAGCACCAGCTAAGCCACAGGGGCAAGGCAATGGCGCT